Within the Maridesulfovibrio zosterae DSM 11974 genome, the region TGATGAAAGCAGTCCAGTTGAAGTCGATAAAATTAAAGAAATGATCAATAAAATTGGATTTGAAGCAGGAGAAATTAAATAGCCTGCTAGAAAATATACTTTTTAAAGGCCTGTAACAGTATAGCTGTTGCAGGTTTTTGTTTTTTTGAGCTTTCGGGACTCAGTGGTTTGTAGATTCTATATATTAAATAAAAAATATTTGGACTTATTGATATTAAGTCAGAGCATTTTTTAAGAGGGTATGAGAATTTGATTTTAGGTCTTTATAAGTTAAAAGTAGAGTAGTTAATACTGTGCACGTACTTGCCTTTATTTGGTAAAATGATTAATTGCTAGACCAAAGACAATTCCCCTTCTTTGAATTTTTTTCAGAAGTTATATTAATCTCAAACAGAGGTTTGGTTCATGTCAGAACATGTAGTTGTCATTGGTGCTGTCGCACTTGGTCCTAAAGCTGCTTGCCGTTTTAAAAGAATCAGGCAGGACGCGAAAGTAACTCTTATTGATAGAGATGAAATTTTTTCATATGGCGGTTGTGGGATTCCCTATTTTGTTTCCGGCGATGTCTCGGATGCAAATCAGCTTCGCACTACCGCTTTTCATATGGTTCGGGATGAGCCTTTTTTTCATGATATTAAAGGGGTAGATGTCCTTTCAGGAACAGAAGCTACTAAAATAGACCGTGCAAAAAAACAGGTTCATATTAAAAATTTAAAGTCTGGCGCAGAGTCTGTACTCGATTATGATCAGCTTGTAATAGCAACCGGGGCAACTCCCCGTAAGCTTAATCTGCCAGGTGAAGAGCTTGAAAATGTATTTTATGTCGGCAATATGCATGATGCTGAGAAAATAAAGCAGGGCATTACCAAAGGTAAATATGCCAAGGCTGTTGTCGTTGGCGCTGGTTTTATCGGCCTTGAAATGGCGGAAGCATTTGCAGATATGTGGGGAATTGAAACTACTGTTGTTGAAATTTTTGATCAGATTCTGCCGCGTATGTGCAGTCCCGTACTGGCTAAAATGGGCCAGAACCATATGGAAGAGCAGGGTGTTGCTTTTAAGCTCGGTCAGACCGTGGCCAGCATTGAAGGCAATGGTAAAGTCGAAAAGGTTGTAACCTCTGATGGCGAAGTCGAAGCTGACATTGTAATTGTTTCGGCCGGTGTAATTCCAAATGATAAATTAGCTCGTGAGTGTGGCCTTGATTGCAGTGAACGTGGTGGTATTCTTGTTGATGAATCCATGCGCACATCTGATTCTGCAATTTTTTCAGGCGGTGACTGCGTTATTATCAAGAATGCTGTTGACGGTTCTCCCATGTTTTTACCTATGGGCTCTATGGCTAATAGACAGGGACGAGTGATCGGAAGCAACCTTGCCGGTCACAGTGAAACATTTCCCCCAGCAGCTGGTTCTTGGGTTGTAAAGATTTTTGAGCGCGCTATGTCAGGTACTGGCATGAGCCTTGGAGCTGCTAGACAGGCCGGGTTTGACGCTATAAGCGTTTTGTTGATCATGGCTGATAGAGCTCATTTTTATCCAGAGAAGGATATGATGACTCTGGAAATGGTTGTTGATAAAGCTACCAGACGTGTTCTTGGCCTACAGGGGTATTCTGCAGGTGGTGACGCAATGGTAGGGCGTATTAATGCTGTTGCTGCTCTAATGAAATTTCAGCCTAAAATTGAAGATATCAGCAACCTTGAGGTCCCTTATTCTCCTCCTTTTGCTTCTGCAATGGATGTGCTTAATGCTATCGCAAACATGGCAGATAATGCAATTTCAGGAATGAATCATGGTCATGGTCCTGATACTTTTGCCGAATACTGGGCAAATCGTGAAAGTGGAAAGTTTTGCTTTCTTGATGTTCGAGAATCTGCAGATGCAGAACCATTTCTCAAAAAATATCCTGAATACTGGCACAACATTCCGCAGGGAGAGATTCCTAAACGTTATGAAGAGTTGCCCAAGGATAAAAAGTTGGTACTTGTCTGCAATACTGGTGGCCGCTCTTATGAAGCTCAAGTTATGCTCGATGCTTTAGGTTTTGAAGAAGTACATAATACTCAGGGTGGTATGGCTGTTATCAAGGCTTATGGTGTTGATATTTGATTTTTTAGTTATATAGATTCTACAGCCGCTTCCCTTAATCGGGAGGCGGCTTTTTTGTATTTCCAAATAATATTCTTCACAACTGGCTATAATTTTATTGTTCTATGTTGTAATTTATGAATTTAGTATTGCTATGAAGTTACATTTATTTTATTGTCAAACTTATGTGAAAATATTCGTACTTGATATTTTTTAAATATTTTTCATTATGGAGAGAGGGTATATGAGGTTTCTTATTATTGATGACGATGAAACCGTCCATATGTATTTGGAGCAGCTATTATCACCATATGCACGTCTAGATGCTGTTTTTAGTGGGGCTGAAGCTATAGATAAATATCAGGAAGCTTATGCTGAGAAAGATCCTTATAGCACTATTTTTATGGATATTCTTATGCCTGAGATGGATGGGCACGAGGTTACAAAAAAATTGCGGGACCTTGAAAAAAGTATGAATGTAGATGGACCAGATGAATTTAAGTTGGTTATGATCACTTCGCTTAAGGATACAAAAAATGTTAGTCAGGCATTTTTTAAGGGTTGTGCCAGTTGTTATATTGTTAAGCCTTTTAATAAAGTTCAAGTAATGAATGAGTTACGCGAAAACAATGTTCTATAGTTTTAGTTAAAATTAATTTTTAAGCGGTCAGGAAACTGGCCGCTTTTTTTTGCATTATAGCTAGATTTTTATATGTCAGAGTTATGCTTATGTGCAGCGTATTGACTAGCTTCTTACTGTGGTTCATATTCCGTGCGGGTAGGGTTGATCCCGTAATAGAGTGGATGTAGATTCGAATGTTGCAATTGATTAGAGTAGTACTTCTTCACAAGTTGCTGAATTTAAAGTCTGATATAGCATTATCAGGGACGAAGACGCATCAGCCGGAATTATGGGATCAATTGTGAATAATTTACAGTAATCCTTTTTAACAAGCTTACTTTCAATAATTAATTCAATTATGTGCATATTGTTTTGGAGTTTTAAATGAATACCATAAGCGGCCTTCGCGAAGAAGGTCTTAATAAAGAGCTTGAGGCTGCACTTGCTAGAGTCGCCGTTCTAGAGAATAAATTATGTTCAATTTATGACTCTGATCCAAGTCTATCTGAAAATAAAATGGTTTTGTCTAAAGCTGAGTCTTATGTGCATCTGGTTGAAAATATTGATCAAGGTGTTCTCGTTTTAGATGAAAATTTTGATTATATTTTTGTAAATCAGAGTGCTTTACAGATTTTTAAAACAAGTCATGATGATTTTGATATACCCAGTTTATTCCATGCATTGTCCGAAACTGCACAGCAAAATATATATGAATTGCTTGTTCGGCAGAAAATTTCCAGAGCTATTGAAAAAATTGAATGTGATCTTGTCGTAGACTCTGGAGAAATTCTTTTTTTGTATCTTAAATTTATTCCAGTCTTTGATTCTGATTGCAGGTATGAAGGTGTTCAGATTGTCATAACTGATATAACCGAAGAGCGTGTAGTCAAACAGGCATTGAAGCGGTCAGAAAAACTTTATAAAGCTCTATTTGATGGGGCAGGTGATGCTATATTTGTTCATGATGAAGGAGGAACTTTTATAGATGCTAATAATGTTGCCTGTGATCGTTTAGGGTACTCCCTTGATGAAATTTTAAAAATGACACCTGATGATTTAATAAGCAGACGTTCAAGTAGGAATTTTATTTTTAATAGTGATAACCATGTTAATTTTATTGAGCATAGTACGAAAAATGGTAATAAAATTTTAGTTGAAGTAAATTCACGAAGGGTTGATTTTGACGGTGAAAATAAAATTTTAACAATCGCAAGAGATATTACAGATAGGATTGATGCCGATAAAAGAGCTGTTTTAAATAGGAATAGATTAAGGGCTCTCTATGAGATGGCTCATATGAATGAGTCTTCATCGTCTGTATTTTTCGATTTTGCTCTTAGCAAAGGAGTAGAGCTTTCACAAAGTGAACTTGGATTTATCACTCTTTTGACAGGGCACGGCAATAGTACAGGGTTTTGTTATTGGAGCAGTCTGAGCCACTATGGAAAGAAAAATATGCTTCCTGAACCCGAAAGTATAGATGTCTGTGGAATATGGAAAGAAGCTGTTGTCAAGCGCAGCCCTGTTCTTGAAAATTCAGTTGAACCAGATAGCTCGATATATCCATTCACAAGTGGTAGTGTTGAAAATTTTTTAGCTATTCCTATTCGCGAAACAGGGAAGGTGGTTGCCCTGGCTGTTTTTGTTAATAAGGATGGTGGTTATGATAGTGATAATGTAAGAAATTTGACCCTGCTTCTTGAAGGTATGTGGAATATTGTTGGCAAAAAGAAGTCTGAAGAGAAAGTACGCAAGTCATTGCTTGAAAAAGAAACTCTGCTTAAAGAGGTTCATCATCGAGTAAAAAATAATATGCAGGTTATATGCAGCCTACTGAACCTGCAAACGGATTATATAAAAGATCCGCAGGATTTGGTGCTTATTAAGCATAGTATAGATCGGGTACGGTCAATGGCATACGTACATGAGCAGCTTTATAGATCTGATGATTTGAGCAGTATTGATTTTGGGAAGTATATTAAGGGGCTCGGGTCATCATTAATAAATTCATATGGCGCTGCTGGTAATGTAGAATTTGTAACTAGTCTTGATTCTATTATGCTCCCAATTGAACAGGCGCTGCCGTGCGGTTTAATTGTAAATGAACTGCTTACCAACGCTATAACTCATGCTTTTCCAGAAGATTATATTCAGAAATCTAAAAGGATTTCTGTTAAACTGGAGTTTAGTGGTGAAAATATTTTTATGACTGTTTCTGACAACGGAATTGGAATTGAAAATGGTCTTGAACGTACTGGTAGCCTGGGGCATGTTCTGATTGATACACTTGTTAATCAGATTGAAGGTTCAATGAAGGCTTATTCAGATAATGGGGCCAAATTTGATCTGGTTTTCAAAATGAAATAAAAGTCCTCCTTTTAATGTCTTTTTTAAAAGGAGGACTAGTTGCTACTCACTACCATAGTATCCTCAACTCTATGTTTTTATCTTTTGTCCCGAGCCGAATTCATTTGTCTAAAATCGGCATTCATGATTGAACTGCGTCTATCCTGATTATACCAGCTGTCAGGTGTCATTACTAAATACTCATGTTTACTTATGATGTTTTTCATCATACACACTGGCAAATCCAATTTCTTCTTAACATTCTTGTCTTCCTTCATAGGGCGCTCCTTTTCTATGAGTTGTATTTAGAAATATAATAACTCCTATTGC harbors:
- a CDS encoding FAD-dependent oxidoreductase, whose translation is MSEHVVVIGAVALGPKAACRFKRIRQDAKVTLIDRDEIFSYGGCGIPYFVSGDVSDANQLRTTAFHMVRDEPFFHDIKGVDVLSGTEATKIDRAKKQVHIKNLKSGAESVLDYDQLVIATGATPRKLNLPGEELENVFYVGNMHDAEKIKQGITKGKYAKAVVVGAGFIGLEMAEAFADMWGIETTVVEIFDQILPRMCSPVLAKMGQNHMEEQGVAFKLGQTVASIEGNGKVEKVVTSDGEVEADIVIVSAGVIPNDKLARECGLDCSERGGILVDESMRTSDSAIFSGGDCVIIKNAVDGSPMFLPMGSMANRQGRVIGSNLAGHSETFPPAAGSWVVKIFERAMSGTGMSLGAARQAGFDAISVLLIMADRAHFYPEKDMMTLEMVVDKATRRVLGLQGYSAGGDAMVGRINAVAALMKFQPKIEDISNLEVPYSPPFASAMDVLNAIANMADNAISGMNHGHGPDTFAEYWANRESGKFCFLDVRESADAEPFLKKYPEYWHNIPQGEIPKRYEELPKDKKLVLVCNTGGRSYEAQVMLDALGFEEVHNTQGGMAVIKAYGVDI
- a CDS encoding histidine kinase dimerization/phosphoacceptor domain -containing protein, with amino-acid sequence MNTISGLREEGLNKELEAALARVAVLENKLCSIYDSDPSLSENKMVLSKAESYVHLVENIDQGVLVLDENFDYIFVNQSALQIFKTSHDDFDIPSLFHALSETAQQNIYELLVRQKISRAIEKIECDLVVDSGEILFLYLKFIPVFDSDCRYEGVQIVITDITEERVVKQALKRSEKLYKALFDGAGDAIFVHDEGGTFIDANNVACDRLGYSLDEILKMTPDDLISRRSSRNFIFNSDNHVNFIEHSTKNGNKILVEVNSRRVDFDGENKILTIARDITDRIDADKRAVLNRNRLRALYEMAHMNESSSSVFFDFALSKGVELSQSELGFITLLTGHGNSTGFCYWSSLSHYGKKNMLPEPESIDVCGIWKEAVVKRSPVLENSVEPDSSIYPFTSGSVENFLAIPIRETGKVVALAVFVNKDGGYDSDNVRNLTLLLEGMWNIVGKKKSEEKVRKSLLEKETLLKEVHHRVKNNMQVICSLLNLQTDYIKDPQDLVLIKHSIDRVRSMAYVHEQLYRSDDLSSIDFGKYIKGLGSSLINSYGAAGNVEFVTSLDSIMLPIEQALPCGLIVNELLTNAITHAFPEDYIQKSKRISVKLEFSGENIFMTVSDNGIGIENGLERTGSLGHVLIDTLVNQIEGSMKAYSDNGAKFDLVFKMK
- a CDS encoding response regulator encodes the protein MRFLIIDDDETVHMYLEQLLSPYARLDAVFSGAEAIDKYQEAYAEKDPYSTIFMDILMPEMDGHEVTKKLRDLEKSMNVDGPDEFKLVMITSLKDTKNVSQAFFKGCASCYIVKPFNKVQVMNELRENNVL